The DNA window CCGGCACCGTGCGCGAGTCCATGAGGTGTCCTGCGCCGGGGACGGGTGGAGGGGCTCCAGGGGCCTCTCACGGTGCGAGAGCGCGCACGACCTCCACGGTTGGACGAGGGAGGGGCTCCATGGAAGAGTCCTCGCGTCCCGCTGTCACGAGGTGCCCGCGTGAACCGCTTCGTCCTCGCCGCACTGCTCCTCTGCGCGCCCGCGCTCGCCGCGCCTCCCGCCGCGCCCGCGCCGGTCTCCGCGAAGGCGAAGGCCATCCACGAGTCGGCGCTCATCATCGACACGCACGTGGACACGCCGCTGCGCATGCTCGAGGAAGGCTTCGACGTGGGCTCGCAGCCGCCCAACGGGCAGGGACACCTGGACCTGTCGCGTGCGCGCGCCGGCAACCTGGGCGCCGCCTTCTTCTCCATCTGGGTGGAGCCCAAGGAGTTCGCGGGCCAGTACACCCACCGCGCGCTGCGCCTCATCGACACGGTGCTCAGCGCGGTGGAGAAGTACCCGGACCAGATGGTGCTGGCGCTCTCCTCCAAGGACATCGTCGCCGCGCGCGCGGGCAAGCAGAAGAAGCTGGCCACGCTGCTGGGCGTCGAGGGAGGCCACTCCATCCAGAATGATTTGGGCGTGCTTCGGGACTTCTACCGGCTGGGCGTGCGCTACATGACGCTCACCTGGTCCAACACGAACGAGTGGGCGGACTCCTCGGGCGACATCAGTGACGCGTCCGTGAAGCACCATGACGGCCTCACCGACTTCGGCCGGGAGGTCGTGCGAGAGATGAACCGGCTGGGCATGCTCGTGGACATCTCCCACGTGTCCGACAAGACGTTCTTCGACACGCTGAAGGTGACGCGTGCGCCCGTCATCGCGTCGCACTCGTCGGCCCGCGCGCTGACCGACCATCCGCGCAACATGACGGACGAGATGCTCAAGGCCGTCGCCGCCAATGGGGGCGTCGTCATGGTGAACTACTACTCCGCCTTCATCGACGACACCTATCGCAAGGCCTGGTCGGCCATGTCTCCCGAGCGCAACGCCGCGATGGAGGCCTTGACGGCGAAGCACCAGGGCGCGGATGCCGCCACGAAGTTCCGGGCAGAGGGCGCGGCGAGCTGGGCGTGGGCCGCGAAGGTGCAGCGCCCGCCGCTCGAGTCGCTCATCAACCACATCGACCACATCGCCAAGGTGGCCGGCGTGGACCACGTGGGCATGGGCTCGGACTTCGACGGCATCAACTCCACGCCGCAGTCCATCGACTCCGTGGCGGACCTTCCGCGCATCACGGAGGCGCTGCTGGCCCGGGGCTACACCCGCGAGCAGCTCCACAAGATTCTGGGCGGAAACCTGCTGCGAGTCTTCCGCGAGGCGGAGCGCGTCAGCCGCGAATTGCGCACCGCGCCGAGCGCCCAGCGCTGACACCTTCGCGCCCGTTCCGAGGGTCCGGGTGCGAATGGTTGCGTGGCGACGGTGAGCGGAGGTGTGAGCCCGCCGGGGCTTCCCGTGTGCGGGCTCCAGACGCTAGCCTCGCGACATGGCATCGGGCGTCGTGTTGATTCGGCTGGGGCTCGTCGCCGCCCTTTGCCTGAGTGGTGTGTCGCGCGCGGAGCCGGTGAGCCCCTGGCTCGCCGTGGCGCGTGTCACCACGGAGGAAGATGGCGCCTTGCTCGAGCGCGTGCGCGGCCAGAGCAGCGACCTGCCCGTCGAGCTGCGCGCCATGCCGGGGCCGACCCTCGAGGGCTCACCCCAGTCGCAGTGGCGCTCCATCGTCGAGCTGGCCGGTGTCCATCATGCTCGCGCGGTGCTCTGGTTCCAGCGCTCGGGCCCGGAGGTGCGCATCCACTTCGCGCAGCCCGCCAGCCGTCACCTCTTCGTCCGCACGGCCCGACTGGAAGGAGCACCCGGCGCGCTCGAGTGGTCCGCGGGCGCGGAGGCGGTGGCGCTCGTCGTGCGCTCCGCCCTTCGCGCGGTGGAGGCGGGCCGTCCGCTGGGAGAGGTGGTGGAGGCCCCGCCTCCTGTCCGCGAGGACTTGCCCCTCCCTCCCGAGCTGTGGGCCATGCCCCCCGCCGCCGAGGATGACACGCCCTTGCGCTGGCAGGTGCTGGTGGGCGGCATGGCCGTGTTGGATGGCTATTCGTCGTCGGGACATCAGGGGCTGTGGATTGGCTCCGGCTGGGAGTTCCGCCCGGTGCGCGTGCGCTTCCACGTGCTCGCGGGCCTGGGCGAGTCGCTGGCGGACGGGCGCACGCGGGTGCAGTTGGACCAGTACGCCGCGGGCCTGTGGGTGGACACGCCGCTGCTCGACACGGAGACCTTCCGTTGGGGCCTGGGCGCGGGGGTGGGGGCGCTCGTCTTCAGCCGGACGACGGAGTCCCAGTTCAAGCGCATCCAGGCCGCCAGGCCCAGCCTCACCCCCGCGATGCTGGTCGGCCCGGAGATGTCCCTGCGCTGGCGTTTTTCGCGGCGCGTCGGAGTGGAGGCCTTCCTCGGGGCGGATGCCGTCATGGGCCGGCCGCTGTTGGGTTACTCCGAGGACGGAAACTTCGTGATGCGCAACGAAGGATGGGGGGTGCGGCCCCGAGGGGTGCTGGCCCTGGTGGTCATGCCTTGAGGGGAATGACCCGGTTTCGTCTCGGCGCTTCTCCATCCAGCCGATGACGAGCACGGGTCCGGAAGCCATCGGCAGAGCGCGCCCTGGGGTGGACCCTCGCGTCCAGGCGGCCATCCAGGGCGGGCGCGAGGCCACCGAGTCCTTGCTGCTGGAGTTGTTGCCCCGGGTGCGCAACCTCGTTCGCTACCTGGTGCGTGGAGATGGGGACGTGGAGGACATCTCGCAGGAGTCGCTCATCGCGCTGATACGAGGGCTTCCCTCGTACCGGGGGGAGGGCGTGTTCCATTCCTGGGTGGACCGGGTGGTGGCTCGGACGACCTTCGCGTGGCTGAAGCGCGCGCGCGGCACGGAGGCCCGGCGGGGGGAAGATGCCCTGGAGCTGGTGTCGGTGCCTTCCGAGGACGCGCCGCCCGATGAGTACGTCCACCGCCGCCGCATGGTGATGTTGTTGGACCGTGTTCCGGACGAGCAGCGGCATGCGATGGTGTTGCACCATGTGCTGGGCATGAGCGTGCCGGAGGTGTCCGACGAGCTGGGGATTCCCTTCGAGACGATTCGCAGCCGGCTGCGGCTGGGGCGCGCGGCGCTCCGCGCGTTGGCGACAGGGGAGGAGGGAGGCGCGAGATGAGCCGGCTCCTGGATGAGGATGACGGGGCTTCTCCGGACCTGGACCTGCTCGGGTCCCTGGATGACACCGCGGGGCCCGCGCGTCGGCTGTCGCGTCAGCGGTCCACCGCGCTGGTGCGTGCCGCGCTCCTGGCCACGGTGGATGCGCCGTCGCCCCCCTCGCGCCCGCGCCGGCGCTTCGAGTGGTGGTTGAGTGGCGGACTGCTCGTGGTGGGGGCCGCCGCCGCGGCGGGATGGCAGGTGTCTCGAGGGAGCCCGCCGCTGACGCAGGCCCACGTGGACCCGGTGGTGATGGCGTCGCCCCACGTCGACTCCGTGCCCGCAGAGCCGCCCGCCGTGACGCAGGTGGCCGTGGCGCCCGCTGTCCGTCCCTCCCATGCGGAGGTGGCGCGGGAGCGGTCCGTCATGCCCGCGCCGGAGGATTTGCTGCGGCGAGCCAACGCGCACCGGGCCGATGGTCAATGGAAGGCGGCCGAGGCGCTCTATCTGCGGGTCATCCGGAGCGAGCCTCGGGGGATGCCGGCCTATGTCGCGCGGGTGGCCTCGGGGGCGCTGCGGTTGGAGCACCTGGGTGACGCGCGCGGCGCGCTGCGGCAGTACGAAGAGGCCCTGCGCGGCTGGCCCGAGGGGCTGTTGGCGGAGGAGGCGGGCCATGGTGTCGCGGAGGCGTTCAGGGCCTTGGGTGACACGACGGGGGAGGCTCGGGCGCTGGAGTCCTTCCTCCAGCGGCACCCCGACTCACCCCATGGGGTGGCGGCCCGGATGCGACTGAGGGAGATTTCAACGCGATGACTCACTCGTGGGTGTCTTCGTGGAAGCCGTACTGGAAGGGGCTCGTGGTCCTGGGCTGTCTCTCGGCGAGCGCCGCGTGCACCGTGAGGGACCCGGTGGCCTTCATCACCACGGAGGACGGTGGTGGCGGGCCCGTGGCTTCGGCGGACGGTGGACCCAAGCCTTCTTCCGATGACCTGGAGGCGTTCTGCGCGGCGACGGGGCCCATGCTCCTGGTCGGCGACAGCGTCACGGGCGCGGAGGTGTGCAGCGGGCATCTGGCCGAGCGCGCCTTCCGCTTCGCGTTGTGCACCTGCGAGCGGCTGTCGTTGAGCGCGACGATGACGACGGACGCGTTCCGCAGCTCGCAGGGGCTGTACATCCCGGGCGGGGAAGGGGGCTCGGTGGCGACGAATGGCGGCGTCGCGGCGAATGACTTGCTGAAGGTGGGCGGCGGGCTGAGCGCGGGAGGGACGGAGGGAATCTCGCTGGGCAGTGGCCTGACGGTGGGGGGCGGCCTGTACAGCGGCGGGCCGCTCATCGGAAACGTGTCCGCGCAGGTGACGGGGGACGCGTGGGTGCGAGGGGACGTGGGCCTGGCCTCGCTGACGGTGGAGGGGAAGCTGGCGGTGCCCGCCGGGCGCGTCATGTCCGGCGCGGTGACGGCCTCGGAGGTGAGGCGTGAGCCGGTGGACTCGGTGGCGCCGTGTGCGTGCGACGAGGGCGCGCGGTTGGACATCCGGGGCCTCATCGAGAACCACGCCCGCACCAACCACAACGCGGCCGCGGGGCTGGACGCGTCGACGCTGGAGGGCTTCCACGGCGAGCGCACGCTGGAGCTGCCGTGTGGGCGCTTCTTCCTGACGCGCATCGAGGGACAGGGGCGGCTGAACCTGGTGGTGCGCGAGCGCACCGCGCTGTTCGTGCGCGACAGCATCACCGTGGGCGAGCGGCTCTCCGTGGAGGTGGTACCGCCTGGAGAGCTGGACCTTTTCATCGGCGGAGACGTGACGGTGGCGGGCCAGTTCCTGCTGGGGTCTCCGGAGGCTCCGGCGCGAGTTCGCGTGTACTCCGCGGGGACGGGCGCGCTGGTCATCTCCGCGGGCAGCGTGCTCGCGGGGAACGTGTACGCGCCGGGGGCCGCGCTGAACATCAGCGGCAACGCCGAGGTGTTCGGGTCCGTCTTCGTCCGCAAGATTGAGTCTTCCGGGGGCCTGGCCCTGCACTACGACGAGGACGTGCTGTCGCTGGGCCGCGCCTGTGCCAGCGCGAAGTGACGGGGGAAGGGCCCGGACGCGAGGGGGTGGACAGATGGCGGGGGCGTGCACAGCTTCGCGAACGCACTTCCTTCCGGCCCGGAGGACACGACGTGCTCCATCGATTGTCCGTGTTGATGACACGGCTCCAGGATGACCCCGATGCCTTGCTGCGGGATGTCGGGTGGCCCGTGCTGGTGTGGGATTCGATGCCGAGCCGTCCTCGCTCGGTGGGCCCGGAGGAAGCGCCGACCTTGATGGGCCCGTTGCCTCCGCGCGTCGTGGAGTCGATGGTCTTCGAGTTGCGGCCCCGCTACCCGGGCCGAGGCCCCGAGGTGACGGTGGGGCGCAGTCCGGAGTGCGACATCGTTCTGCCCGAACCCACGGTGTCGCGTCAGCACGCTCGCTTCCGTCCAGAGCCACACACCGAGGTGTGGAGTGTGACGGACCTGGAGAGCCACGGCGGCACGTATCTGGAAGGCGTGTTGGTGGTGCCAGGGCGTCCTTCGCCGCTCTTCACGCGCGCCTCGTTGAGGTTGGGTGGCGCGGAGGTGGTGTTCCTCCAGGCGTGTGCGTTCGAGCGCTACGTGCGCTCGTATCCTCAGCAGTCCCGGGTGCGCTTGACGCGACCAGGGTGACCCCCTAGAAGGGGTGCGCCCTTGGGTGCCCATGTCGGGCTTTCAAGAGGGAAGCCGGTGCGATTCCGGCGCGGTCCCGCCACTGTGAATGGGCAGCCCTGAGGTCAGGGCCGGGGACTTCGGTTGTCGCCACTCTGGCAGCGGCTTCACGGCGCTCCAGGGGAAGGTGGGAGCCCCCTTCCAGCCAGACGCAACGTGCGCCTGGGTCCGGAGCTCATCAGCCAGGAGACCTGCCCAGGGGTGCGGCCGTGTCGCGTGGCGACATGGGCGTGTGGCCTTCTCTCTTCGATGGAGAGAGCGGAAGGCGGAGCATGCGGCGCACCTTCTTCACCGGGCACCTGGTGTGCTTGGCGCTCAGCCTCGCTGGCGAAGTCCGCGCTCAATCGCGAGACGCCGCCTCCGTGCCCGCCGAGAGCACGCCGTCCGTCGAGTCCACTCCGGACGCGGTGCTGGACCCAAGTCCAAGTCCGGCACGGACACCGGCCTCGTCCTCCGGGACGGAGGGCCTCGCGACGGTGGTGCGGGGAAAGGCGCCCCCACCTCCGGAGTCACCCGAGCGCAGGGACCCGACGGGGGCCATCACGGTCATCGAGGCGTCGGAGCGCGCGGGGGAGGCTCGGGACACGGCGGAGCTGTTGGCCGGGTCGGTGGGGCTCGCCGTGCAGGACACCGGAGGGTACGGGCAGAGCAAGAGCCTGGTGGTGCGCGGCGCGGCGTCGAACGGCGTGTTGGTGTTCCTGGATGGCATTCCGCTCAACGGCGCGGGGGGGATGGCGGACTTGTCTCAAGTTCCCGCCGCGCTCGTGGAGCGCTTCGAGGTGCTGCGCGGTGGCGCGGGGACTCGCTATGGCTCGGGAGGGCTGGGCGGCGCGGTGAACATCGTCACGCGGGCTCCGTCCTCGCGTGCGCGCGCGAGTGGTGAGGTGACCTACGGGAGCTGGAACACGGCGCTGGGGCACGTCGCCGTCACGGGGCCCCTGCTGGATGGGAGCGCGCTCGTGTTGCTGCATGCGGGGCGGTCGGATGGGGACTTCGCCTACGAGCTCGATGAGCTGCCCGCGGTGGACAACCCCGTCACCGCGGAAGCGCGGGCCCGCAATGATGCGCGAGGGGGTGGGGTGCTCCTGCGCTACCGGCGCAGGTTGCCGGGGGGCTCGCGGTTGGATGTGCTCTCCGAGCTGGCGCTGGAGGACCGCGCGATTCCTGGCACGGTGCAGAACCCACAGTCCTCGGGGCGGCAGGACCTGGACCGG is part of the Myxococcus landrumus genome and encodes:
- a CDS encoding RNA polymerase sigma factor, with protein sequence MTSTGPEAIGRARPGVDPRVQAAIQGGREATESLLLELLPRVRNLVRYLVRGDGDVEDISQESLIALIRGLPSYRGEGVFHSWVDRVVARTTFAWLKRARGTEARRGEDALELVSVPSEDAPPDEYVHRRRMVMLLDRVPDEQRHAMVLHHVLGMSVPEVSDELGIPFETIRSRLRLGRAALRALATGEEGGAR
- a CDS encoding FHA domain-containing protein — its product is MLHRLSVLMTRLQDDPDALLRDVGWPVLVWDSMPSRPRSVGPEEAPTLMGPLPPRVVESMVFELRPRYPGRGPEVTVGRSPECDIVLPEPTVSRQHARFRPEPHTEVWSVTDLESHGGTYLEGVLVVPGRPSPLFTRASLRLGGAEVVFLQACAFERYVRSYPQQSRVRLTRPG
- a CDS encoding tetratricopeptide repeat protein, producing MSRLLDEDDGASPDLDLLGSLDDTAGPARRLSRQRSTALVRAALLATVDAPSPPSRPRRRFEWWLSGGLLVVGAAAAAGWQVSRGSPPLTQAHVDPVVMASPHVDSVPAEPPAVTQVAVAPAVRPSHAEVARERSVMPAPEDLLRRANAHRADGQWKAAEALYLRVIRSEPRGMPAYVARVASGALRLEHLGDARGALRQYEEALRGWPEGLLAEEAGHGVAEAFRALGDTTGEARALESFLQRHPDSPHGVAARMRLREISTR
- a CDS encoding dipeptidase, whose protein sequence is MNRFVLAALLLCAPALAAPPAAPAPVSAKAKAIHESALIIDTHVDTPLRMLEEGFDVGSQPPNGQGHLDLSRARAGNLGAAFFSIWVEPKEFAGQYTHRALRLIDTVLSAVEKYPDQMVLALSSKDIVAARAGKQKKLATLLGVEGGHSIQNDLGVLRDFYRLGVRYMTLTWSNTNEWADSSGDISDASVKHHDGLTDFGREVVREMNRLGMLVDISHVSDKTFFDTLKVTRAPVIASHSSARALTDHPRNMTDEMLKAVAANGGVVMVNYYSAFIDDTYRKAWSAMSPERNAAMEALTAKHQGADAATKFRAEGAASWAWAAKVQRPPLESLINHIDHIAKVAGVDHVGMGSDFDGINSTPQSIDSVADLPRITEALLARGYTREQLHKILGGNLLRVFREAERVSRELRTAPSAQR
- a CDS encoding DUF7305 domain-containing protein translates to MTHSWVSSWKPYWKGLVVLGCLSASAACTVRDPVAFITTEDGGGGPVASADGGPKPSSDDLEAFCAATGPMLLVGDSVTGAEVCSGHLAERAFRFALCTCERLSLSATMTTDAFRSSQGLYIPGGEGGSVATNGGVAANDLLKVGGGLSAGGTEGISLGSGLTVGGGLYSGGPLIGNVSAQVTGDAWVRGDVGLASLTVEGKLAVPAGRVMSGAVTASEVRREPVDSVAPCACDEGARLDIRGLIENHARTNHNAAAGLDASTLEGFHGERTLELPCGRFFLTRIEGQGRLNLVVRERTALFVRDSITVGERLSVEVVPPGELDLFIGGDVTVAGQFLLGSPEAPARVRVYSAGTGALVISAGSVLAGNVYAPGAALNISGNAEVFGSVFVRKIESSGGLALHYDEDVLSLGRACASAK